Proteins from a single region of Chryseobacterium scophthalmum:
- a CDS encoding DUF1761 domain-containing protein — translation MIQINFLAILLASLIPLVMEFIWYNPKLFGKVWMRECGLTEEKMKGANMGVVFILSIILSFLIGMFLQFVTIHQFGALGMIGGDETLAKPSYAAFMNDYGKAYRSFGHGALHSFMTGIFFVFPLLAINAMFERKSWKYVFINTGFWTITITLMGGIICGWYAMDGFNWVTQK, via the coding sequence ATGATACAAATTAACTTTCTGGCAATACTTCTTGCCTCATTGATTCCTTTGGTGATGGAATTTATTTGGTATAATCCTAAACTTTTCGGGAAAGTATGGATGAGAGAATGTGGATTAACTGAAGAGAAAATGAAAGGCGCAAATATGGGCGTCGTCTTTATTTTGTCGATTATTTTATCTTTTTTAATCGGAATGTTTCTTCAGTTTGTAACGATTCATCAGTTTGGAGCTTTGGGAATGATTGGTGGTGACGAAACTTTGGCAAAACCTTCTTACGCTGCTTTTATGAATGATTACGGTAAAGCATATCGCTCATTTGGTCACGGCGCTTTGCATTCTTTTATGACGGGAATTTTCTTTGTTTTTCCTTTACTTGCCATCAATGCAATGTTTGAAAGAAAATCTTGGAAATATGTTTTCATCAACACCGGATTCTGGACGATCACTATTACTTTAATGGGCGGAATTATTTGTGGATGGTACGCAATGGACGGATTTAACTGGGTGACTCAAAAATAA